A single region of the Enterococcus mundtii genome encodes:
- a CDS encoding FtsX-like permease family protein, with amino-acid sequence MFKLILKQFLQHWKIWLSILPIFIVSGLIFSTAFVILNALSRADLNSSVDYGVFMQLPIVIGIVMFFLLTINAMKQCIDFFDGTNDILLLLGASPAQISLVMTGQMLVIGMIGAVIGSGFSLKASQLFLTTLPSSSAKASLVHIPLQFSWNVVFVVILIQLAIILYTCMRYCLKNYKKRKGSLSSNRAFIKMKNSGKFLGILASLVSVGATIYLYLKNVPDPTLIKEYTRSMSNSMNLLLLLWLSVLITMNFLIRPIFRGIVHRIVGVPKMTKNPMIRTALYNIQYNIKELIKLIRPVSIITMLVGNFIALFLNTKLLIDGTNDSSYISDLIINLIFVFGAPILISLANVIVSICLFRIKTKVEPKNYFYTGCTPDWIFKMRIIEISSVSFISIIITFIGTILFAIPLLRVTYLGGGNIFKANWSVNLLLSLGAFLIFGLCFIAIYWFEHYTLKKYVE; translated from the coding sequence ATGTTTAAGTTGATTTTAAAGCAATTTTTACAGCATTGGAAAATTTGGCTATCCATCCTACCTATTTTTATTGTTTCTGGATTAATATTTAGCACTGCTTTTGTGATATTAAATGCTTTAAGTAGGGCTGATCTTAACAGTTCAGTTGATTATGGTGTTTTTATGCAGTTACCAATAGTAATAGGGATAGTAATGTTTTTTTTATTGACTATCAATGCAATGAAACAGTGTATAGACTTTTTTGATGGAACAAATGACATATTGCTTCTTTTAGGAGCTTCTCCTGCTCAAATCAGTTTGGTGATGACTGGACAAATGTTAGTAATTGGTATGATTGGAGCTGTTATTGGGAGCGGCTTTTCCTTAAAAGCTTCACAGCTTTTTTTGACCACCTTACCTTCGAGTTCTGCTAAAGCTTCTCTTGTACATATCCCGCTTCAATTCTCATGGAATGTTGTTTTTGTTGTGATATTGATCCAACTAGCAATTATTCTATATACATGTATGCGTTATTGTCTTAAAAATTATAAGAAAAGAAAGGGGAGCCTTTCTTCCAACAGAGCGTTTATTAAAATGAAGAATAGCGGCAAATTTTTGGGAATACTTGCATCACTAGTGAGCGTAGGGGCAACAATATATTTATATTTAAAAAATGTTCCTGATCCAACTTTAATAAAAGAATATACTCGAAGTATGAGTAACTCGATGAATTTATTGCTTCTTCTGTGGTTGTCTGTACTGATTACTATGAATTTTTTGATTCGTCCCATATTTCGAGGGATAGTACATAGAATTGTTGGGGTACCAAAAATGACAAAGAATCCGATGATCCGCACTGCACTTTACAATATACAATACAATATAAAAGAATTAATAAAATTAATTCGTCCAGTCAGCATCATTACTATGCTAGTTGGGAATTTTATAGCTTTGTTTCTCAACACTAAACTACTAATTGATGGAACAAATGATAGTTCTTATATCTCAGATTTGATCATCAACCTTATTTTTGTATTCGGGGCGCCAATACTCATTAGTTTAGCAAATGTAATTGTGTCAATTTGCCTTTTTAGAATAAAAACAAAAGTTGAACCTAAAAATTATTTTTATACTGGATGTACACCAGATTGGATTTTTAAAATGAGAATCATTGAAATCAGTTCAGTTTCATTCATTTCAATAATAATTACCTTCATTGGAACAATATTGTTTGCGATTCCACTGCTAAGAGTGACCTATCTGGGTGGTGGCAATATTTTTAAGGCAAATTGGTCGGTTAATCTCCTATTATCGTTAGGCGCTTTTCTAATATTCGGTTTATGTTTTATTGCAATTTATTGGTTTGAGCACTATACGTTAAAAAAGTATGTCGAGTAG
- the lepA gene encoding translation elongation factor 4 has translation MDIKKMKQRQQQIRNFSIIAHIDHGKSTLADRILEKTNTVTSREMQDQLLDSMDLERERGITIKLNAVELNYTAKNGETYIFHLIDTPGHVDFTYEVSRSLAACEGAVLVVDAAQGIEAQTLANVYLALDNDLEILPVINKIDLPAADPERVRNEIEEVIGIDASEAVLASAKSGIGIEEILEQVVEYVPAPSGDLEAPLKALIFDSIYDSYRGVILNVRITDGVVKAGDKIKLMSNGKTFDVTEVGVFSPKTIARDFLMVGDVGYITASIKTVQDTSVGDTVTLADNPATEALPGYRKMNPMVYCGLYPIDTSRYNDLREALEKLQLNDAALQFEPETSQALGFGFRCGFLGLLHMDVVQERLEREFNLELITTAPSVIYHVNKTDGSMVVVDNPADFPEPVTIQDVEEPFVKAQIMVPNEYVGAVMELSQRKRGDFITMDYLDDYRVNVVYNLPLSEIVFDFFDKLKSSTKGYASLDYEMSGYQKSKLVKMDILLNAEKVDALSFIVHRDFAYERGKAIVEKLKKLIPRQQFEVPIQAAIGQKIVARSDIKALRKNVLAKCYGGDVSRKRKLLEKQKEGKKRMKQIGNVEVPQEAFMAVLKMDEDEPKK, from the coding sequence ATGGATATAAAGAAAATGAAACAACGCCAACAGCAAATTCGAAATTTTTCGATCATTGCTCATATCGACCATGGGAAATCAACTTTGGCCGATCGGATTTTGGAAAAGACGAACACTGTGACGTCTCGCGAAATGCAAGATCAGTTATTAGACTCCATGGATCTAGAACGTGAACGTGGGATCACGATCAAACTTAATGCCGTAGAATTGAACTATACGGCTAAAAACGGGGAGACGTACATCTTCCATTTGATCGATACCCCAGGGCACGTCGATTTTACCTATGAAGTATCTCGAAGTTTAGCTGCCTGTGAAGGCGCAGTCTTAGTCGTGGATGCCGCTCAAGGGATTGAAGCACAAACATTAGCCAATGTTTATTTGGCATTAGATAATGACCTAGAGATTTTACCAGTCATCAATAAGATCGATTTACCAGCCGCAGATCCAGAGCGTGTGCGTAATGAAATCGAAGAAGTGATCGGCATCGATGCCAGTGAAGCGGTCTTAGCAAGTGCGAAGTCTGGAATTGGTATCGAAGAAATACTGGAACAAGTAGTGGAATATGTCCCAGCACCTTCAGGCGATCTAGAAGCTCCTTTGAAAGCCTTGATTTTTGATTCGATCTATGACAGTTACCGCGGGGTTATTTTAAACGTACGTATCACCGATGGTGTTGTCAAAGCAGGGGATAAAATCAAATTGATGAGTAATGGCAAGACCTTCGATGTGACCGAAGTCGGCGTTTTCTCACCAAAAACGATTGCTCGTGACTTTTTGATGGTCGGTGATGTCGGTTATATCACCGCAAGCATCAAGACAGTTCAAGATACAAGTGTTGGGGATACAGTGACACTTGCGGATAATCCAGCTACAGAAGCATTACCAGGTTATCGTAAAATGAACCCAATGGTCTATTGTGGTTTATACCCGATCGACACATCACGATATAATGATCTGCGTGAAGCATTGGAAAAACTTCAACTGAATGATGCTGCTTTGCAGTTTGAACCAGAAACATCACAAGCACTTGGCTTTGGTTTCCGTTGTGGCTTCTTAGGATTACTTCACATGGATGTCGTCCAAGAGCGTTTAGAGCGTGAGTTCAATCTTGAATTGATCACGACAGCGCCTTCTGTAATCTATCATGTCAACAAAACAGACGGTTCGATGGTCGTTGTTGATAATCCTGCTGATTTTCCTGAACCAGTCACGATCCAAGATGTCGAAGAACCTTTTGTGAAAGCACAGATCATGGTACCTAATGAGTACGTTGGTGCAGTCATGGAACTTTCGCAACGTAAACGTGGCGATTTTATTACAATGGATTATTTAGATGATTATCGTGTCAATGTCGTTTATAACTTGCCTTTGTCAGAGATCGTCTTTGATTTCTTTGACAAACTAAAATCAAGCACGAAAGGCTACGCTTCACTTGACTACGAAATGTCAGGTTATCAAAAGAGCAAGCTAGTGAAAATGGATATCTTGCTGAATGCTGAAAAAGTCGACGCATTAAGCTTCATCGTTCACCGTGATTTTGCCTATGAACGCGGAAAAGCCATCGTTGAAAAACTGAAAAAACTGATCCCTCGTCAACAATTCGAGGTACCGATCCAAGCGGCGATCGGACAAAAAATCGTTGCCCGTTCAGACATCAAAGCCTTACGTAAAAACGTGTTGGCCAAATGTTACGGTGGTGACGTTTCCCGTAAACGTAAACTTCTTGAAAAACAAAAAGAAGGTAAGAAACGAATGAAACAAATCGGTAACGTCGAAGTCCCTCAAGAAGCCTTCATGGCTGTTCTGAAGATGGACGAGGATGAACCGAAGAAATAG
- the eis gene encoding enhanced intracellular survival protein Eis yields MDQTDFRENFELKPVTEEHVDQFNELLSYVFQVTDSDIEESGFENKREFVRSKRPILELSNVFGWFHKEKLISQIAIYPCEVNIHGTRYQMGGVTGVGTYPEYANHGLMQDLIIVALDNMRKNKQWVSYLYPYNIPYYRRKGWEIMSDKLSFKIRDTQLPKQVPVSGIVERLPVDHEDVFRVYQQFAGKNHGALFRSAFHWEEYWRFENEEERTAAIYYNSDNEPTGVLFYWVAEEVFHVKEMFYLNQEARNGLWNFISAHFSMVYWVHGDIYKNEPLAFLLEDSQIKEQIEPYFMARIVDVKEFIQRFPFSGTAEDFHFIVEDSVAPWNNGVFGLTWRDGHLSIVNEPIGKMVRLDIQTLTCLMMNYRRASYLARIERITTDEEMVKTLERIIPNMEAYFSDYF; encoded by the coding sequence ATGGACCAAACAGATTTTAGAGAAAATTTTGAGTTGAAGCCTGTCACGGAGGAACATGTTGACCAGTTCAATGAGTTACTTTCCTACGTTTTTCAAGTCACTGACTCTGATATTGAAGAAAGTGGATTTGAAAACAAACGGGAATTTGTACGTTCCAAGCGACCGATTCTAGAATTATCAAATGTATTCGGCTGGTTTCATAAAGAAAAATTGATTTCTCAAATCGCGATCTATCCTTGCGAGGTTAATATCCACGGTACACGGTACCAAATGGGCGGAGTGACTGGTGTTGGAACCTATCCTGAATATGCCAACCATGGATTGATGCAAGACTTGATCATCGTCGCATTAGACAACATGCGCAAAAACAAACAGTGGGTCTCTTATCTTTATCCTTACAATATCCCTTATTACAGGCGTAAAGGTTGGGAAATCATGTCAGATAAGTTATCCTTTAAAATACGTGATACGCAACTACCTAAACAAGTACCTGTTTCTGGTATCGTGGAACGACTGCCTGTCGATCACGAAGATGTTTTCCGTGTCTATCAACAGTTTGCGGGAAAGAATCATGGTGCGCTGTTTCGTAGTGCCTTTCACTGGGAAGAATATTGGCGTTTTGAAAATGAAGAAGAACGGACTGCGGCGATTTATTACAATAGTGACAATGAACCAACCGGAGTGCTTTTTTATTGGGTCGCCGAAGAAGTCTTCCATGTCAAAGAGATGTTTTATTTGAACCAAGAGGCGCGTAACGGATTGTGGAACTTCATCTCTGCACATTTTTCAATGGTTTACTGGGTACATGGCGATATCTACAAAAATGAACCCCTTGCTTTTTTATTAGAAGATAGTCAAATCAAAGAACAGATCGAACCTTACTTTATGGCAAGAATCGTTGACGTCAAAGAATTTATCCAGCGCTTCCCTTTTTCTGGTACAGCAGAAGACTTCCATTTCATCGTGGAAGATTCCGTGGCACCTTGGAATAATGGCGTATTTGGCTTGACGTGGCGAGATGGCCACTTGTCAATCGTTAATGAACCGATTGGTAAAATGGTTCGTTTAGATATCCAAACATTGACGTGTCTAATGATGAATTATCGTCGTGCTTCTTACCTTGCTCGAATCGAGCGCATAACCACAGATGAGGAGATGGTCAAGACATTAGAGCGAATCATCCCAAACATGGAAGCTTATTTTAGTGACTATTTCTAA
- a CDS encoding nucleoside 2-deoxyribosyltransferase encodes MNIYFAAPLFAKGDLLYNESLVKKIREISSDLSIYLPQENEAINDKTAYADSKMIALADTEKVLESDLMIALLDGLTIDAGVASEIGVAYAKGIPIIGLYTDSRQQGATHPKKVAALQQAGENQFHYLNLYTVGLIKLNGTIVSSEEALFKALKSYLAGGKISE; translated from the coding sequence ATGAATATTTATTTTGCAGCACCACTTTTTGCAAAAGGAGATTTGCTTTATAACGAATCTCTTGTCAAAAAAATCAGAGAGATTTCTTCTGATTTGTCGATCTATCTACCACAAGAAAACGAAGCAATCAATGATAAGACTGCATATGCAGACAGCAAAATGATTGCCTTGGCTGATACAGAAAAAGTACTAGAAAGTGACTTGATGATCGCACTTTTAGACGGATTGACGATCGATGCCGGAGTTGCTTCTGAGATCGGTGTCGCCTATGCTAAAGGCATCCCGATCATTGGTTTATATACAGACAGCCGCCAACAAGGTGCGACTCATCCAAAAAAAGTCGCTGCCTTGCAACAGGCTGGTGAAAATCAGTTCCATTATTTAAATCTTTATACGGTCGGCTTGATCAAGTTGAACGGAACGATCGTGTCTTCTGAAGAAGCATTGTTCAAAGCATTGAAATCATATCTAGCTGGGGGAAAAATTAGTGAGTAA
- a CDS encoding GRP family sugar transporter, which translates to MAIHLLFLALIPALGWGMMPILSKIMGGKSEEQLIGTTIAALLSGLIFSLFQQVTYQTVSFIVCFLSGVFWAVGQYFQFRALEKAEVSKAMPISVGTQLAFVTLISGIFLLEWTSFFVAMMSIVALAVILVGVLLVTKTSNGNSAVAKQVIVFLCISSAFLMLYVTITSYFDIHGPQVFLPQSIGMFVGGMILSMKKIRQLKVNAIARNILTGSSWVIANTTLFAVSASLGVGITYAFSQMSLLVATYGSIIILREKKTSLEKRSIYLGTLVYVVGVVGMSLLK; encoded by the coding sequence ATGGCGATACACCTTTTATTTTTAGCTTTGATCCCAGCATTAGGGTGGGGCATGATGCCAATATTATCTAAGATCATGGGGGGCAAGTCAGAAGAACAATTGATTGGCACCACCATTGCTGCTTTATTATCTGGGTTGATATTTAGTTTGTTTCAGCAAGTAACATACCAAACGGTTTCATTCATTGTTTGTTTTTTGTCCGGAGTATTCTGGGCGGTGGGGCAATATTTTCAGTTCCGCGCATTAGAAAAGGCTGAAGTGTCAAAAGCGATGCCCATATCTGTTGGGACACAATTAGCCTTTGTCACGCTTATTTCAGGAATTTTTTTATTGGAATGGACGAGTTTCTTTGTCGCTATGATGTCGATCGTGGCGTTGGCGGTCATTTTAGTCGGTGTGCTATTGGTGACTAAGACAAGCAATGGAAACAGCGCAGTGGCGAAACAAGTGATTGTCTTTTTGTGCATTTCATCTGCGTTTTTGATGCTATATGTAACGATCACTAGTTATTTTGATATTCATGGACCGCAAGTGTTTCTACCTCAATCCATCGGCATGTTTGTTGGAGGGATGATCCTCTCAATGAAGAAAATCAGACAATTGAAAGTCAACGCTATCGCTCGAAATATCCTCACTGGTAGTTCCTGGGTGATCGCTAACACGACGTTATTTGCTGTGTCTGCGTCTTTAGGTGTGGGTATTACTTATGCCTTTTCGCAAATGAGTTTACTTGTCGCAACTTACGGAAGCATCATTATTTTGAGAGAGAAGAAGACATCATTAGAAAAACGCTCAATCTATTTGGGTACATTGGTGTATGTAGTGGGTGTGGTTGGAATGAGTCTTTTAAAATAA
- a CDS encoding alpha-mannosidase — protein sequence MTNIHIVNHTHWDREWYFTSMDCIVLSDQLFTDVLEELKRQPNATFVLDGQLSILDDYLELYPEKLAEIKELVAKGQLFIGPWFTQTDAFFASGESILRNAMVGVFESKKYGEYLPIGYLPDTFGFNAQMPTILNEAGFDNIIFWRGIDLGEHVQSPYFKWKSLSGENELYAVNFPQGYGAQQQLEPTKSYVEGRLDKGIDFIKNYADETEILIPTGNDQLGIISSLEEKIDKINQIGKYNYKTSTYQAFMDLVRQKDLEEYQGEFRAPVFARVHKTIGSVRMDLKREIFRLENKLTLEIEPMVVIAKELGIVLSNRLVMKAWKKLFECQAHDSLAGCVSDSVAQDIAHRLKEVSEICDSIENLVLKRISEGLQLTDQQFLILNTSVTPFKGKKVVKLISKVNQIEVLGHDSAVISVDYVPSRQNIMQETPAGNRFIEEPGYYILQVAVDCSFDGLGYQVFDFVEQTTADLPDMTPRTMISKGNYSLTFEEGQLAFSDGDQTIRDFLKIVDDSNAGDTYDYSPIPNDHPVSLTFDSCKGNEETLILEGKLELPYTLAERIAGQTTKVFAYQLTLKLTEQGEVQGCLSFRNSVLNHRVRIKTKLNQSIEKVVSAIQFGYLEKTNQSMNDWEQKYSEMPVNIEPFEKQVIAYSSEEALVFYTEQSKEYEYINDSLYVTVLATTDSLGKPDLLYRPGRASGDTTKKGHIMMETPLAQMENQRIDFDFSVRMAPTDISEHTLVTWKSDKEQPSISYQLQDLNYFVYRIDNKIQSRIQPLSLSETTYTQISLDLEEGLAVSAIHNAYYSEGVVIRLVNGTSEKRYLEPEKLFAGFKYTRINALEEEVTETKTISGYGLATYLLTK from the coding sequence ATGACAAATATACACATTGTAAATCACACACATTGGGATAGAGAATGGTACTTTACTTCAATGGATTGCATCGTTTTAAGTGATCAGTTGTTTACAGATGTTTTGGAAGAGTTGAAAAGACAACCTAATGCTACTTTTGTTTTAGATGGACAGCTTTCGATCCTCGATGATTACTTGGAACTATATCCAGAGAAATTAGCAGAGATCAAAGAATTAGTTGCGAAGGGTCAATTATTTATTGGCCCTTGGTTCACACAAACGGATGCGTTTTTTGCCTCAGGGGAATCTATTTTAAGAAATGCAATGGTGGGCGTCTTTGAAAGTAAAAAATATGGGGAGTATCTACCTATTGGTTATCTTCCAGATACATTTGGATTCAACGCACAAATGCCGACGATTTTAAACGAAGCTGGGTTTGACAATATCATTTTTTGGCGTGGGATCGACTTAGGCGAACATGTCCAATCGCCATATTTCAAATGGAAGAGTTTAAGCGGGGAGAATGAATTGTATGCAGTGAACTTTCCCCAAGGATATGGTGCGCAACAACAACTAGAGCCAACGAAGAGTTATGTGGAAGGACGATTAGACAAAGGCATTGATTTTATCAAGAACTACGCAGATGAAACAGAAATTTTGATTCCAACAGGAAACGATCAATTAGGGATCATCTCGTCTTTAGAAGAGAAAATCGATAAAATCAATCAAATCGGTAAATATAACTATAAAACAAGCACGTATCAAGCGTTCATGGATTTGGTCCGTCAAAAGGATCTGGAAGAGTATCAAGGAGAGTTTCGCGCGCCTGTTTTTGCCCGTGTGCATAAGACGATTGGTTCTGTCCGCATGGATCTAAAACGTGAGATTTTCAGATTAGAGAATAAACTGACACTTGAAATCGAACCAATGGTCGTGATTGCCAAGGAGCTAGGCATCGTTTTGAGCAATCGGTTAGTCATGAAGGCATGGAAAAAATTATTTGAGTGCCAAGCACATGACAGTTTAGCCGGCTGTGTGTCAGATAGTGTTGCGCAAGACATCGCCCATCGTTTGAAAGAAGTATCAGAAATCTGTGACAGTATCGAAAACTTGGTATTGAAAAGAATTTCTGAAGGACTACAGCTGACAGATCAACAATTCTTGATTTTGAATACTTCAGTTACACCTTTCAAAGGAAAAAAAGTGGTAAAACTTATCTCAAAAGTCAATCAAATCGAAGTATTGGGCCATGATTCTGCTGTCATCTCGGTGGATTATGTGCCTAGCCGCCAAAATATCATGCAAGAAACACCTGCCGGCAATCGATTTATTGAAGAGCCAGGGTACTATATTTTACAAGTAGCAGTTGATTGTTCCTTTGATGGACTAGGTTATCAAGTCTTCGATTTCGTCGAACAGACTACAGCTGATCTACCTGATATGACGCCACGAACGATGATCTCAAAAGGGAACTATTCTTTGACTTTTGAAGAGGGCCAACTTGCCTTTTCAGATGGTGACCAAACGATCAGAGACTTCTTGAAAATCGTGGATGATAGCAATGCCGGAGATACTTACGATTATTCGCCGATACCTAATGATCACCCAGTCTCTTTGACATTTGATTCATGTAAAGGCAACGAAGAAACCTTGATCTTGGAAGGAAAACTAGAGCTTCCTTATACATTGGCAGAACGTATCGCCGGTCAAACAACGAAAGTCTTCGCTTACCAGCTGACATTGAAGTTAACGGAACAGGGAGAGGTCCAAGGTTGTCTTTCTTTTAGAAATTCTGTATTAAATCACCGTGTCCGTATCAAAACAAAGTTGAATCAATCGATTGAAAAGGTCGTCTCTGCGATCCAATTTGGTTACTTAGAAAAAACAAACCAGTCAATGAACGATTGGGAACAAAAATACTCTGAGATGCCAGTAAATATCGAGCCCTTTGAAAAACAAGTGATCGCGTATAGTTCTGAAGAGGCATTAGTGTTTTATACCGAACAAAGTAAGGAATACGAATATATCAATGACTCCTTATACGTCACGGTATTAGCCACGACGGATTCGTTAGGGAAACCAGATTTGCTGTATCGTCCAGGGCGGGCTTCAGGAGATACGACGAAAAAAGGGCATATCATGATGGAGACACCGCTTGCTCAAATGGAAAATCAACGGATCGATTTTGACTTTTCAGTGCGCATGGCGCCAACTGATATTTCAGAACACACATTAGTGACATGGAAATCAGACAAAGAACAACCGTCGATTTCGTATCAATTGCAAGATTTGAATTATTTCGTTTATCGAATCGACAATAAGATCCAAAGTAGAATCCAACCACTTTCTTTGAGTGAAACGACGTATACGCAAATTTCGTTAGATTTGGAAGAAGGATTGGCTGTCAGTGCGATCCATAACGCTTATTATTCAGAAGGCGTAGTGATTCGATTAGTTAATGGAACTTCAGAAAAGCGTTACCTTGAGCCAGAGAAGCTTTTTGCAGGGTTCAAATACACACGTATCAATGCCTTAGAAGAAGAAGTGACAGAGACAAAAACGATCAGCGGCTATGGCTTAGCCACTTATTTATTAACAAAATAA
- a CDS encoding PTS fructose transporter subunit IIC — MKKIASEIKNHVLTGISYMIPLVIAGAVIMAISRVGGSFYGIVDIWDGSHGESGNAIIRLLHSLDGFGGTALGLMFPVISAFIAYSISDKLGIAPGLIGGMLVKDINAGFLGAIVSGLIAGYACLLIKNKIKLPKSMASVVPVFLVPVLGTLITVLLVNYVIGTPFAALNVGLESWLNGLSGGNAIVMAAVVGAMVGFDLGGPVNKAAVTTAMALLTSNVYAPNTAAQVAIIIPPIGLGLATIFAKNKYNNELKEAGKSAVIMGLVGISEGAIPFAVENPLKVIPINMIGSALGSALAVGLGAVNTAPISGFYGWFTVEKWPIYVLSIATGALFIAILTSVLRSKDAGQEVESAVEEFDEAAWEEQWEA; from the coding sequence ATGAAAAAAATAGCAAGTGAAATCAAAAATCATGTTTTAACAGGAATTTCTTATATGATACCTTTGGTAATCGCTGGAGCGGTCATCATGGCCATTTCTCGTGTGGGTGGTTCATTTTACGGGATTGTTGATATTTGGGACGGTTCTCATGGCGAGAGTGGTAATGCAATCATTCGTTTATTGCATAGTTTAGATGGCTTCGGTGGCACAGCCCTTGGTTTGATGTTCCCAGTGATTTCCGCATTTATTGCCTATTCGATCTCAGACAAATTAGGAATTGCTCCTGGTTTAATTGGTGGGATGCTAGTGAAAGATATCAATGCAGGCTTTTTAGGCGCCATCGTTTCTGGTCTGATTGCTGGTTATGCGTGCTTGTTGATCAAAAACAAAATCAAATTGCCAAAATCAATGGCATCCGTTGTACCAGTATTTCTAGTACCAGTATTAGGCACATTGATCACCGTTCTATTAGTCAATTATGTGATTGGGACGCCATTTGCAGCATTGAACGTTGGTTTAGAATCATGGTTGAACGGTTTAAGTGGTGGGAATGCCATCGTTATGGCAGCGGTCGTTGGCGCAATGGTTGGATTTGACTTAGGTGGACCAGTCAATAAAGCGGCTGTGACCACAGCAATGGCACTATTGACTAGTAATGTTTATGCACCAAATACTGCGGCACAAGTGGCCATCATCATTCCACCCATCGGATTAGGGTTAGCCACGATCTTTGCGAAAAATAAATACAACAATGAATTAAAAGAAGCTGGGAAATCAGCTGTGATCATGGGGCTTGTCGGTATTTCTGAAGGAGCGATCCCGTTTGCCGTTGAAAATCCATTGAAAGTTATCCCGATCAATATGATTGGTTCTGCTTTAGGTTCTGCGCTGGCAGTTGGTTTAGGGGCAGTGAACACTGCACCGATCTCAGGATTCTATGGCTGGTTCACCGTAGAAAAATGGCCGATCTATGTACTTTCGATCGCTACAGGTGCGTTGTTTATCGCGATCCTAACTAGCGTGCTACGTTCAAAAGATGCTGGACAAGAAGTAGAATCAGCAGTTGAAGAATTTGATGAAGCTGCTTGGGAAGAACAATGGGAAGCGTAA
- a CDS encoding PTS fructose transporter subunit IIB, with product MKRKIIAVTACATGVAHTYMAAQALKKAAAKRGDLIKVETQGATGIENELTEKDCNIGEVVIFAVDTKVRNEERFKGKTILKVPVAAPIKNAEKVIEEALGMID from the coding sequence ATGAAAAGAAAAATTATCGCAGTTACAGCCTGTGCTACAGGGGTCGCTCATACGTATATGGCAGCCCAAGCACTTAAAAAAGCAGCAGCAAAACGTGGAGATTTGATCAAAGTGGAAACACAAGGAGCAACAGGTATCGAAAATGAATTGACTGAAAAAGACTGCAACATTGGCGAAGTCGTTATTTTTGCAGTGGATACAAAAGTGAGAAATGAAGAGCGTTTCAAAGGAAAAACAATCTTAAAAGTACCAGTCGCAGCACCAATCAAGAATGCCGAAAAAGTCATCGAAGAAGCTTTAGGAATGATCGACTAA
- a CDS encoding PTS sugar transporter subunit IIA — MSIATLLPSDHIFLDMESTTKEETIRQLGEVLTNNGLINNKEAYIQSVLEREEHSTTGIGNNIAIPHGKSEVVSEPAIVFARLKQPIDWQSLDEEPVFVVILLAIPESQKGDTHLKILSEIAMKLMDDDITAQLKNETDKQQIAKLLCE; from the coding sequence ATGAGCATTGCAACTTTACTACCTTCTGATCATATTTTTTTAGATATGGAGAGTACAACCAAAGAAGAAACGATTCGTCAATTAGGGGAAGTTCTAACGAATAACGGCTTAATCAACAACAAAGAAGCATATATCCAGTCTGTATTAGAAAGAGAAGAACATTCGACGACAGGCATTGGGAACAATATTGCCATTCCTCATGGGAAAAGTGAAGTAGTCAGTGAGCCAGCAATTGTTTTTGCTAGATTGAAACAACCAATCGATTGGCAATCATTAGATGAAGAGCCAGTCTTTGTGGTCATATTATTGGCGATCCCAGAGTCACAAAAAGGGGATACTCATCTAAAGATCTTATCTGAAATTGCGATGAAATTGATGGATGATGACATTACGGCACAGTTAAAAAATGAGACAGATAAACAACAAATCGCGAAACTATTATGCGAATAA